The following are encoded in a window of Roseimaritima ulvae genomic DNA:
- the map gene encoding type I methionyl aminopeptidase: MLRKRNKLQLTAAQRDSMRAAGRFNAELLDHIRPHVKAGVTTASIDDRVRQYTLDHGHRAATLGYQGFPKSCCTSINDVICHGIPNEYVLKDGDIVNVDLTSVVDGWFGDQSETFLIGEVSDEARAVTQCSFDCLYLAIEALTPGCRVSTIGETVVREAHGRGFSVVREYVGHGLGRAFHQDPSIPHFPNRQSRVDRLLPGMCFTVEPMINAGTRYAKPVDKADGWTVRTKDGKLSAQFEHTVLMTEEGPEILTLTEDGPRRGHRF; this comes from the coding sequence ATGCTCAGAAAACGTAACAAACTGCAATTGACCGCCGCGCAACGCGATTCGATGCGGGCGGCTGGTCGATTTAACGCGGAACTTTTGGACCATATCCGCCCCCATGTAAAGGCCGGGGTGACCACCGCCTCGATCGACGACCGCGTTCGCCAGTACACGCTCGACCACGGCCATCGCGCGGCCACGCTGGGCTATCAGGGCTTCCCCAAATCCTGCTGCACAAGCATCAACGATGTGATTTGCCACGGGATTCCCAACGAATACGTGCTCAAAGATGGCGATATCGTGAATGTGGACCTGACATCGGTCGTCGATGGCTGGTTCGGGGACCAAAGCGAAACGTTTCTGATCGGCGAGGTTTCCGACGAAGCCCGAGCCGTCACGCAGTGCTCGTTCGACTGCCTGTATTTGGCGATCGAAGCCCTTACGCCCGGCTGCCGGGTTAGCACGATCGGCGAAACGGTGGTCCGCGAAGCTCACGGCCGGGGATTCAGCGTGGTCCGCGAATACGTCGGCCACGGACTGGGGCGAGCCTTTCACCAGGACCCCTCGATCCCCCATTTCCCCAACCGACAAAGCCGCGTCGACCGCCTGCTGCCGGGCATGTGTTTTACCGTCGAACCGATGATCAATGCCGGCACCCGCTACGCCAAACCGGTCGATAAAGCCGATGGCTGGACCGTCCGCACCAAAGACGGGAAGTTGTCGGCCCAATTCGAACACACCGTGCTGATGACCGAAGAAGGCCCCGAAATCTTAACTTTGACCGAAGACGGACCCCGCCGCGGGCATCGGTTTTAG